The DNA segment TACAACCTCATTTCTACGCTGAATCAGCGAGAGTTGGCGGTTTCGGTTGCATACTTGGTGGAGTATTAGCGTTTTACCTTTTCCAATATATTTCATCGTTCTTTGGTATAGCCACTGATGTCCCTATCCGGCAGTATGATCAAACGATAGTTGTTTTTATGTTCGCAAGCTGCCTCTTAACGCTTATTCTCTGTGTGTACATATTTTGTGTTTTATCAGCTTTCATTTACTACGGAATTAAGTACCAAAATGGACTCATTAGTAAAGACGAGTTTATAAATATCTCTTTTAAAGGTGTTTACCCAAAGCGCTGGCAGAAAGGCTATTGAAAAATGCATAACAAACGCCATCAAACGCCGCTTTGCAGCTCGACTCGCAACAAGTTGCTCGCGTTTGTGGTGGGCGTTATCTCCATAGATATTTTTATCTAAAACAGACTCGTTAGAGTTAAGGTTTTAACTCGAAAATGTCCCTTTTCTTTTACGTACGTATCGAAAATGGGGAGTAAAAATTGGCATTGGGGCACCAGTGACCGTTGGCGACATGGATGTCGCCGTCGAGCCTATAGGGATATATTCACGGCGAGTCACTGGGGAAACAATGACAATAAACTCCATAAATAGATAAAAAGATTAATCGCTTTCGTCCCCAAACGAGTTACTCATCTTCCTTCAAAACAAACAGGCGACATCGATGCTAAACAGGAGAACCATGGCGATTAGCGAGACCACAGTCCACCTCAAGGCAGCTTTTGGCTGCCATGCTATCGCGACCTTTAAGGTGTTAGCCTGCGCATTAAAAACGCAATTGAAGTTGCATCAATCGGTAAATTTTTACGGGGTTAGATTTGCTTATTCGATGTGCGATGATGATTTGCCGTGAAATCACCTGGAGGCGCGATGAGCTTTAACTTTGATACCTACCGTTTTAACACTGAAGATGCGATTCAAGTGTGTGTCGGCGCCTTTGCGCTCGCCGTGCCTATTGGGTTTTCGGAGGAGGCGTGGCAACTCGGGGAGACCTTGCCGCTGCTGAATCTGTTGATGTTGTTTAGCTTGTCGTTACTGTTCCTCGGGGTATTTACTTACCAGAGTGTGTTCCAACAGAATATTCGTTACCGTCTGCCAGTATTTATTTTTCGGATTGTTATGGCCTATCTGATTAGCGCCTGTGTGGTGAGTTTGGTGCTCCTTTGCCTCGATAAATTGCCCTTTATTGACGACCCTCTGACCTCCATTAAACGGATTATCGTGATTACCATGCCAGCCTCTATGGGGGCGATTGTGGTGGATAGTTTCGATAAGGAGTAGCGCGGGACTTCGTAAAGAATCGCTCAACTGCTTGGGTGGCAACTCATGACTTTTGTCACTGGTGCATTTAGGTTATGTTGCACATACTGGATTAAGAGACAAATTCGAAAAGGACCCGTTATGAACGCAGCAACGCTTGCATTACTTATCCCTATTTTTGCCATCGTCGGCGGATATACAGTCGCAATTATGAAGATCCGCGAGCGCGGCAATTCGGTCAGTAATAAGCTGCAGGCCGAAAACCAACTGTTACGCATTGAGCTTGATAAACTGCGCGAGCGGGTTGAGGTGTTAGAACAACTGGTGACTGACGAGAGTTTTCAGTTAAAGCGCGAATTTAAGCGAGTTTAGTCGCTGTGGTTGTTGATAGATGATTTACAAGGGCAAACTGTGTTTGCCCTTGTTCGTTTTACGAGAGATTAAAATTTATAGCTGTAACCGAGTGTGACCGTTTGAGGCTTTCCGGCAAAAATAGAGCCGTGTACTCGCGTCGTCATATAGGTTTCATCTAAGAGGTTGTCTACGGTTAAGTACACTTCCTGACTGTGAGTGACAAAGTAACGCGCCGATAAGTCCACTAAGGTTTTAGCCTCAATCACTTCATCTGCGGGAATGGCGCCTGCTCCTGCTTTTGTTCGCATCTCATCGGTATAACGCGCCGCCACTGTGATTTGCCAGTTTTGCGATTGCACGCCTGCTGAAATATACAATTGGTTTTCAGGTAGATAGGTTAACTTGTAACCCGCTTCAACTTTATCCCAAGTTTCAAACTCAGATTCGAAACTATTGCCAAACTCGGCATCCGTGTAGGTGTAGGCGAGTTTGACTGGAAAACTCATCGCTCCTGAGCGGTTAAACTCGTGGGCGAGGCTGAGTTCGAGGCCTTTGACTTCCACTTCGCCTGCGTTGTACTGGTTGTCGAGTTTAGTGTCATCACAACCCTGCGCCGCCGTGCAGTTACCGTGCATGTTACTGTAATCGCTATAGAAACCGATTAACTCAGCATTAAATGCATCTTGATGGTAGCGAATGCCAGCCTCATAGTTCCAGCTCTGTTCTTCTTGCCCCTTAGCATTGCCGGGCGCGGCGGGCGAGAAGCCTTTCTGTACCCCAGCCAGAAGTAATACTTGCTCATTAATCTGGTAAGTTGCTGATAACGAAGGCAGTAGCGCATTGAACTGGCTTTCAACCTGTTTATCGGGATTCCCCTCGCGGCCCGGGTTCTTCTTACCCCAATCGCGGCGTTGGGTTTCGACATCTTCCCAACGCAGGCCGGCGGTAATGGTGAGCGCGTCTAGGCTGATTTTATCCTGCATATAGGCCGCAAATGCCGTGGCGCTATCGACACGGTTAGAGTCGGTGCCCGGGACACCACTCTTAGTGCGTAACATGACACTGTTGGCATCCATTGCATAACTGTCGGCCCATTGGTATCTGTCCATTTCATCTACATGGTAGCGAAGACCAAAGGCGAGGTCGTGATCCCCGAGTAACCAATTGAGTTCCGTTTGTATGCCTTGGGCGAGGTAACTGCGATTATTGGCTTTGACATTGACCTCAAGCTCAGAGAGCAGACCCGCGTCAAAGTCGGCAGCATTTTGGATCCCTTTGCCACTTAATGATTCACCACCAACCTTGTCGGCTTTATACCAATTTCGATGAAAATCATTGTAATAGCCAATGCTGCTAAGGCTTAGCGTGTCGCTAAAATCGATAATATGGTTGAGCTGTACTTGCTTATGCTCTGTGGTCATCTGATCTTTTTGCGAGGCAGAATAGCGACGATAGGGTGAGGCCTGATAATCCGCATCGGTCAGACCCATATAGGTTTCGTTAGAGGTCTCATCAGCAAATTTCAATTTAAGTTCAAGGGATTGCTGGTATGCAGCCGTGCTGTCGGTGTTAACTCTGACCTTGGCTAAGGCATCATTTTTAGTAAAGCCAGTGTCGCCGCCGACCGTGTTTATCTCCCTAAATCCGTCGGCTTGATAGCGATAAATCTCGGCCACTGCGCCAATCCGCTCGCCTTGTCCACCCGCATAGGTGTGTAATTTACCGAAGCCATCTTGGCCTAAGGCAAGATCAATTTTGCCGGCTAATGCCTCTTGAGGAATTTGCCGAGACAGCATGTTAATCACGCCACCTGTGGTGCGGGGGCCATATTTTACCGTTGAGCTTCCCTTAAGTATTTCAACCGATTGCATTCTGCC comes from the Shewanella mangrovisoli genome and includes:
- a CDS encoding TonB-dependent receptor family protein, producing the protein MTQLSPMRLSLLACALTTAFNAQANSPTQAPAKIEQISIFGSKNPLDTTPGSAHQITEAELETFKYSDIMRTLASVPGVYIQEEDGYGLRPNIGMRGTGQNRSEKITVMEDGVLAAPAPYASPAAYYFPTSGRMQSVEILKGSSTVKYGPRTTGGVINMLSRQIPQEALAGKIDLALGQDGFGKLHTYAGGQGERIGAVAEIYRYQADGFREINTVGGDTGFTKNDALAKVRVNTDSTAAYQQSLELKLKFADETSNETYMGLTDADYQASPYRRYSASQKDQMTTEHKQVQLNHIIDFSDTLSLSSIGYYNDFHRNWYKADKVGGESLSGKGIQNAADFDAGLLSELEVNVKANNRSYLAQGIQTELNWLLGDHDLAFGLRYHVDEMDRYQWADSYAMDANSVMLRTKSGVPGTDSNRVDSATAFAAYMQDKISLDALTITAGLRWEDVETQRRDWGKKNPGREGNPDKQVESQFNALLPSLSATYQINEQVLLLAGVQKGFSPAAPGNAKGQEEQSWNYEAGIRYHQDAFNAELIGFYSDYSNMHGNCTAAQGCDDTKLDNQYNAGEVEVKGLELSLAHEFNRSGAMSFPVKLAYTYTDAEFGNSFESEFETWDKVEAGYKLTYLPENQLYISAGVQSQNWQITVAARYTDEMRTKAGAGAIPADEVIEAKTLVDLSARYFVTHSQEVYLTVDNLLDETYMTTRVHGSIFAGKPQTVTLGYSYKF
- a CDS encoding DUF2391 family protein; translated protein: MSFNFDTYRFNTEDAIQVCVGAFALAVPIGFSEEAWQLGETLPLLNLLMLFSLSLLFLGVFTYQSVFQQNIRYRLPVFIFRIVMAYLISACVVSLVLLCLDKLPFIDDPLTSIKRIIVITMPASMGAIVVDSFDKE